TCCCCAAAAAGTAACAGTAGTAATTGTTACTCCAAGGCCTGGTTCTGTGATAGGGCTTAAAGGTTCTAATCTTGAAAAGATTGGTCAATTGTTAACTAAAAAAATTTCTAAAAAGATTAGCATTAAGATTAAAGAGGTTAAAAGACCTGAGCTTGATGCTCAAATTATTGCTAATGGGATTGCAAAGCAAGTAGAAAATAGGGCGTCTTATAGAAAAGTTTTAAAATCATCTCTTTCTACCTCTATGTTAAAAGGTGCTCAAGGGTTAAAAATTAAAATTGCTGGTAGACTTGGTGGGGCGGAAATTGCTCGAAGCTTTGAGGTTAAGGAAGGTCGGGTTCCTTTGCACACTCTTAGAGCCAATATAGATTATGGATTTTCTGAGGCTCAAACTACTTATGGCATTATTGGAGTTAAGGTTTGGTTATTTAAAGGTGAAGTTTTGGGGAGACAAACTAATTCTGATGCTGGCCAGGTAATAAATAAAAAGCCTTTTAGGGAAAGAGGCGATGCTGTTAAAAATTTTGATAAAACTTTAAATAATAGAGAAAAGGCTAATGAAAAGCAAACTAGGCT
The window above is part of the Borreliella burgdorferi B31 genome. Proteins encoded here:
- the rpsC gene encoding 30S ribosomal protein S3 produces the protein MGQKVHPYSLRVKINKDWKSKWYFDKKLYSAILHEDFLIRREIMKFLKGIKFDISDIEIIRNNPQKVTVVIVTPRPGSVIGLKGSNLEKIGQLLTKKISKKISIKIKEVKRPELDAQIIANGIAKQVENRASYRKVLKSSLSTSMLKGAQGLKIKIAGRLGGAEIARSFEVKEGRVPLHTLRANIDYGFSEAQTTYGIIGVKVWLFKGEVLGRQTNSDAGQVINKKPFRERGDAVKNFDKTLNNREKANEKQTRLLDKKDGLSKDEVDLLNKKKFSASFSKERDDSNEQDIGG